From a single Pseudophryne corroboree isolate aPseCor3 chromosome 6, aPseCor3.hap2, whole genome shotgun sequence genomic region:
- the ACP5 gene encoding tartrate-resistant acid phosphatase type 5 → MEKLVVLLVVILSVLGKTLCHPLTDTEPSLRFAVIGDWGGLPLPPYYTKQEQLVATELGETVSKWGADFIVSVGDNFYYDGVTDVTDLRFEATFESVFNAPSLRNVSWYIIAGNHDHKGNVTAEMAYSNVSSRWNYPDLYYDVSFKIPTTNVSLRLLLLDTIMLCGNSDDSLGEQPMGATNIRLAEKQLEWLTEKLQSAKEEYLLVAGHYPVWSIAEHGPTSCLREYVEPLLKKYGVTAYLCGHDHNMQYLQDDYGIGYVLSGAGNFMEDSRKHEKDVPEGYLRFYQGELEAMGSFVYMQATPKELNITYIQSGGKSTFRTTLHPRRR, encoded by the exons ATGGAGAAGCTTGTTGTCCTGTTGGTCGTTATCCTGTCCGTGCTTGGGAAGACGCTCTGCCACCCACTGACAGACACTGAGCCCTCTCTACGCTTTGCGGTGATTGGCGACTGGGGAGGGCTGCCCCTTCCTCCTTACTACACCAAGCAAGAGCAATTGGTTGCAACTGAGCTGGGCGAAACAGTTTCCAAATGGGGGGCCGACTTCATTGTGTCTGTTGGAGATAACTTCTACTATGATGGAGTGACTGATGTAACGGATCTCAGGTTTGAG GCGACCTTTGAGTCTGTGTTCAACGCACCCTCCCTGCGCAATGTCTCTTGGTACATTATTGCCGGGAACCATGACCACAAAGGAAATGTGACTGCAGAGATGGCTTACTCCAATGTCTCTTCCCGCTG GAACTACCCGGATCTGTACTATGACGTGTCCTTCAAGATTCCAACTACGAATGTATCTCTGCGGCTGCTCCTCCTGGACACCATAATGTTGTGCGGGAATTCAGATGATTCGCTGGGGGAGCAACCCATGGGGGCAAccaacattaggctggcagagaagcAGCTGGAGTGGCTGACGGAGAAACTGCAGAGTGCCAAGGAGGAATACCTGCTGGTGGCCGGGCATTACCCAGTATGGTCCATAGCGGAGCATGGTCCCACCAGCTGCCTCCGAGAGTACGTGGAGCCCTTGCTAAAGAAGTATGGAGTGACGGCCTATCTGTGTGGACATGACCACAACATGCAG tACCTCCAGGATGATTACGGCATTGGGTACGTGCTGAGTGGAGCGGGAAATTTTATGGAGGATTCCCGGAAGCACGAGAAAGATGTTCCGGAAGGATATCTACGTTTCTACCAAGGTGAATTGGAAGCAATGGGGAGCTTTGTCTACATGCAGGCTACCCCTAAGGAACTGAATATAACCTACATACAGTCTGGGGGCAAGAGTACCTTCCGCACCACCCTGCACCCACGTCGCCGGTAG